One Roseofilum casamattae BLCC-M143 genomic region harbors:
- the uvrA gene encoding excinuclease ABC subunit UvrA, giving the protein MSNPNPTIRVRGARQHNLKNIDLELPRNQLIVFTGVSGSGKSSLAFDTIFAEGQRRYVESLSAYARQFLGQVDKPDVDSIEGLSPAISIDQKSTSHNPRSTVGTVTEIYDYLRLWFGRAGEPHCPICDRSIAPQTIDQMCDRVMELGDRTRFHILAPVVRGKKGTHKKIISSLASQGFARVRINGEIRDLSDNIELQKNRKHNIEVVVDRLIKKDGLEERLADSLSTALKEGEGIAIIDILDTPEDDNIVFSENFACPEHGPVMEELSPRLFSFNSPYGACPECHGLGSHRQFCEHRLIPDRNTPLFKAIAPWSEKDNNYYLSLLDSVGNAYNFELDTRWNDLTPEQQEIILHGSKEDIYLEPQSDYRQVPGYYGKYKGVIPILERIYHETGSELQKQKLEPYLIDRVCTSCNGERLKPEALSVRLGQYKITDLTRVSIRECLQKIAELNLSPRQAKIGELALKEIQQRLQFLVDVGLDYLTLDRPAMTISGGEAQRIRLATQIGAGLTGVLYVLDEPSIGLHQRDNARLLQTLTKLRDLGNTLIVVEHDEDTIRTADYLVDIGPSAGVHGGEIVARGSLENLLAAEHSLTGAYLSGKKAIATPQKRREGNGKILALKDAYRNNLKHINVEIPLGKLVAITGVSGSGKSTLINDLLYPALQHHLTRNTSFPQELKKITGLDGIDKVIVIDQSPIGRTPRSNPATYTGVFDAIRAIFAETIEAKARGYKPGRFSFNVKGGRCEACSGQGVNVIEMNFLPDVYVPCEICKGARYNRETLQVKYKNHSIADVLNMTVSQALETFQNIPKAANRLQTLADVGLGYLHLGQPAPTLSGGEAQRVKLATELSRRATGKTLYLIDEPTTGLSFYDVHQLLNVLQRLVDKGNSIIAIEHNLDVIRCSDWIIDLGPEGGDNGGEIIAIGTPEEVAKNERSHTGQYLSRILP; this is encoded by the coding sequence AAACCGGATGTCGATAGCATTGAAGGGTTAAGTCCGGCTATTTCTATCGACCAAAAATCTACCTCTCATAATCCTCGTTCTACAGTCGGAACGGTAACCGAAATTTACGATTATTTGCGCTTATGGTTCGGTCGTGCCGGAGAGCCGCACTGCCCGATTTGCGATCGCTCTATCGCCCCACAAACTATCGACCAAATGTGCGATCGCGTTATGGAATTGGGCGATCGTACTCGCTTCCATATTCTAGCACCCGTCGTGCGCGGTAAGAAAGGAACCCACAAAAAAATTATCTCCAGTTTAGCCTCACAAGGATTTGCTCGCGTTCGCATTAATGGAGAAATTCGCGATCTGTCCGATAATATCGAACTCCAGAAAAACCGCAAACATAATATTGAAGTCGTTGTCGATCGCCTAATTAAAAAAGACGGACTCGAAGAACGTTTAGCCGACTCCTTAAGTACGGCACTCAAAGAAGGAGAAGGCATTGCAATTATCGATATTCTCGATACTCCCGAAGACGATAATATTGTCTTTTCCGAAAACTTTGCTTGTCCGGAACATGGCCCCGTCATGGAAGAGCTATCTCCGCGACTTTTTTCCTTTAATTCTCCCTACGGTGCCTGTCCCGAATGCCATGGTTTAGGTAGCCATCGCCAGTTCTGCGAGCATCGATTAATTCCCGATCGCAATACTCCCCTATTTAAAGCGATCGCGCCGTGGTCGGAAAAAGACAATAACTACTACCTTTCTCTCCTCGATAGTGTCGGTAATGCCTATAACTTCGAGCTAGATACCCGGTGGAACGACCTAACGCCAGAACAACAAGAAATTATTCTCCACGGCAGCAAAGAAGATATCTATTTAGAACCGCAATCGGATTATCGTCAAGTTCCCGGTTACTATGGGAAATATAAAGGCGTTATTCCTATTCTCGAGAGAATTTATCACGAAACTGGCTCCGAACTGCAAAAACAAAAACTCGAACCCTACCTCATCGACAGAGTTTGTACCTCTTGTAACGGAGAGCGACTGAAACCGGAAGCTTTATCCGTGCGCTTAGGACAATATAAAATAACGGACTTAACTCGCGTATCCATTCGCGAGTGCTTGCAGAAAATCGCCGAACTAAACCTCTCGCCGCGACAAGCAAAAATTGGCGAATTAGCATTAAAAGAAATCCAACAAAGACTGCAATTTTTAGTCGATGTCGGTTTAGACTATTTAACCCTAGATCGCCCGGCAATGACCATTTCTGGAGGAGAAGCACAACGCATCCGCCTTGCCACTCAAATTGGAGCGGGATTAACCGGGGTTTTATATGTCTTGGATGAACCGAGTATTGGGTTGCATCAAAGGGATAATGCTCGCCTCTTGCAAACCCTAACTAAACTGCGCGATTTAGGTAATACCTTAATTGTAGTCGAGCACGATGAAGATACCATTAGAACTGCCGACTATTTAGTCGATATCGGTCCCAGTGCTGGAGTGCATGGCGGGGAAATTGTCGCTCGAGGAAGCTTAGAAAACTTATTAGCCGCAGAGCATTCTTTGACCGGTGCTTATTTATCGGGAAAAAAGGCGATCGCTACCCCACAAAAGCGGCGAGAAGGCAATGGAAAAATTCTCGCTCTCAAAGACGCTTATCGCAATAATCTCAAACATATTAATGTCGAAATTCCCCTCGGCAAACTCGTCGCTATTACCGGGGTATCGGGTTCGGGAAAATCGACGTTAATTAATGACTTGCTCTATCCCGCGCTGCAACATCATCTGACTCGAAATACGTCCTTTCCGCAAGAACTGAAGAAAATTACCGGACTTGACGGTATTGATAAAGTTATCGTCATCGATCAATCTCCCATTGGCAGAACGCCGCGTTCTAATCCCGCCACCTATACTGGTGTTTTTGATGCCATTCGCGCAATTTTTGCGGAAACTATTGAAGCGAAAGCCAGAGGATATAAACCCGGCCGTTTTTCCTTTAACGTGAAAGGAGGACGCTGCGAAGCTTGCAGCGGACAAGGAGTAAACGTCATTGAAATGAACTTTCTTCCTGACGTTTATGTCCCCTGCGAGATTTGTAAAGGCGCCAGATATAATCGAGAAACTCTACAAGTAAAATATAAAAATCATTCTATTGCTGATGTTTTAAATATGACTGTTTCACAAGCATTGGAAACCTTCCAAAATATTCCGAAAGCTGCGAACCGCTTGCAAACTCTCGCCGATGTTGGACTCGGTTATCTTCATCTGGGACAACCGGCACCCACTCTTTCCGGAGGAGAAGCACAACGAGTAAAACTCGCCACCGAACTCTCGCGCCGAGCGACGGGAAAAACTCTATATTTAATCGACGAACCAACAACCGGACTCTCATTTTACGACGTTCATCAACTCCTAAACGTGCTGCAACGTTTGGTCGATAAAGGCAATTCTATTATTGCGATCGAACATAATTTAGATGTAATTCGTTGCTCGGATTGGATTATTGATTTAGGTCCGGAAGGGGGCGATAATGGCGGAGAAATTATTGCCATAGGAACGCCAGAAGAAGTTGCAAAAAATGAGCGATCGCATACCGGTCAATATTTATCTCGGATTCTACCATAA
- a CDS encoding Uma2 family endonuclease, with translation MIALQDNYRDLLPGERVILHNISWSEFEDLLPELDEYRATRLAYDNGRLEIMVPLPEHEHGKEIIGDLLKVLLEELDIEFCSLGSTTFKKSELKGIEPDQCFYIANEAAIRGKNRLDLNIDPPPDLVLEIEITSRTHPEIYAELGVPELWRFTRGKLQINVLENGQYREVAESPTFPGLPLPEILAKYLAQSKLEGRNRAVKQFRQWLGDCV, from the coding sequence ATGATTGCACTGCAAGACAACTATCGGGATTTACTCCCCGGAGAACGCGTCATTCTCCACAATATCAGTTGGTCGGAGTTTGAAGATTTATTGCCAGAGTTAGACGAATATCGCGCAACTCGTTTAGCCTATGACAATGGACGATTAGAAATTATGGTTCCCTTACCCGAACACGAGCATGGAAAAGAAATTATTGGAGATTTACTTAAAGTCTTATTAGAAGAGCTAGATATCGAGTTTTGCTCTCTAGGTTCGACGACATTTAAAAAGTCGGAGCTAAAAGGAATAGAACCCGACCAGTGTTTTTATATTGCCAATGAAGCTGCTATCCGTGGAAAAAATCGGCTCGATTTAAATATCGATCCTCCTCCAGATTTAGTGCTTGAAATTGAGATTACCTCTCGCACCCATCCAGAAATTTATGCGGAGTTGGGAGTTCCGGAGTTATGGAGATTTACGCGGGGAAAATTGCAGATTAATGTCTTGGAAAACGGCCAGTATCGCGAGGTTGCCGAAAGTCCGACCTTTCCCGGACTACCGTTACCGGAGATTTTAGCGAAGTACCTCGCTCAAAGCAAACTGGAAGGAAGAAACCGCGCCGTGAAACAGTTTCGACAATGGCTCGGAGATTGTGTTTAA